In Priestia megaterium NBRC 15308 = ATCC 14581, the following proteins share a genomic window:
- a CDS encoding LysR family transcriptional regulator, producing MNLKQLQYFRLLAKTEHFTRTASQLFITQPSLSQAISELEKELGVKLFERKGRNVKLNKFGQSFLPYVEKGLTEIEKGERNLQKLISTTSGVIDLAFIYSLGTNFVPSLIQQFVNENSNAEIAFSCYQGTTQMVIKGLKEENYDIAFCTNIENEPDIELLPLAKQEIVLITNKNHPLTEREFVELKDIAGYKLVCFNKNSGLRPILDKLFAGAGIVPEISCEVAEDNALIGLVEANQGIGILPLVSTLNYFDIKILPTKEPIYQQSIYMAVRKNRYLPPIVQQFRDFIIENNNQQI from the coding sequence TTGAATCTTAAACAATTACAATATTTTCGATTATTAGCTAAAACGGAACATTTTACAAGGACAGCTTCGCAGCTATTTATTACACAGCCCAGTCTTAGCCAAGCTATTTCAGAACTTGAAAAAGAGTTAGGTGTTAAGCTTTTTGAAAGAAAAGGGCGTAATGTAAAGTTAAACAAATTTGGACAATCGTTTTTACCGTATGTTGAGAAAGGACTAACTGAAATTGAAAAGGGGGAGAGAAACCTTCAAAAATTGATAAGTACAACCTCTGGTGTAATCGACCTTGCTTTTATTTATTCATTGGGAACCAATTTTGTACCGTCATTGATTCAACAGTTTGTAAATGAAAACTCTAATGCGGAAATTGCTTTTTCCTGTTATCAGGGGACAACACAAATGGTCATTAAAGGTCTCAAGGAAGAAAATTATGATATTGCGTTTTGCACTAACATTGAAAATGAACCAGATATTGAATTGCTACCGCTTGCCAAACAAGAGATCGTGTTAATCACTAATAAGAATCATCCACTGACAGAACGCGAATTTGTTGAATTAAAAGATATCGCAGGTTACAAGCTTGTCTGCTTTAATAAAAACAGTGGCCTGCGACCGATTTTAGATAAATTGTTTGCAGGAGCAGGGATTGTCCCTGAAATTTCTTGTGAGGTAGCAGAAGATAATGCATTGATAGGTTTAGTCGAAGCAAATCAAGGTATTGGGATTCTTCCGCTTGTTTCCACATTGAACTATTTTGATATAAAAATCCTTCCTACTAAAGAGCCTATTTATCAGCAGTCTATTTACATGGCAGTTAGAAAAAACAGATATTTGCCTCCAATTGTTCAACAGTTTCGAGACTTTATCATAGAAAATAATAATCAGCAAATTTGA
- a CDS encoding ArsR/SmtB family transcription factor produces the protein MEDNSKLQQAIKIYKALGEPTRLKIARLLANEANLCCSDIGIKLESIAGSTLSHHLKQLTDCRLLSTYKEGTYIYYSLDRELIGKYAPYVMK, from the coding sequence ATGGAGGATAATTCGAAGTTACAGCAGGCGATAAAAATATATAAAGCACTCGGTGAACCGACCCGATTAAAAATTGCTCGTTTGCTTGCTAATGAAGCGAATTTATGTTGTTCGGATATTGGAATAAAGCTTGAATCAATTGCTGGATCAACTTTATCCCATCACTTAAAACAATTAACTGATTGCAGACTTCTGAGTACTTATAAAGAAGGCACATATATATACTACAGCCTAGACCGTGAGTTGATTGGAAAGTATGCTCCATATGTGATGAAGTAA
- a CDS encoding VOC family protein: MVLGIYPYLVMNGNGQEAVKFYEKALDAKVIGVQTFGEMPGNPEFPTPIEAIDRVMNAHLKVGDNDLMLSDTFPGQPYQIGSQVTVAITIDSVEKSKEVFEKLKEGGQVGMPLQETFWSPSYGQVTDKFGVTWQISTQSADNE, encoded by the coding sequence ATGGTTTTAGGAATTTATCCTTATTTAGTTATGAACGGTAATGGACAAGAAGCTGTTAAATTTTACGAAAAAGCATTGGATGCAAAAGTTATTGGAGTTCAAACGTTCGGAGAAATGCCCGGAAATCCAGAATTCCCTACTCCTATAGAAGCAATAGACCGTGTAATGAATGCGCACTTAAAAGTTGGTGATAATGATTTGATGCTTTCTGATACATTCCCGGGTCAACCATACCAAATTGGATCACAAGTAACGGTAGCTATCACTATAGACAGTGTAGAAAAATCAAAAGAAGTGTTCGAAAAGCTGAAAGAAGGTGGTCAAGTAGGAATGCCACTTCAAGAAACTTTTTGGAGCCCATCATATGGACAAGTAACAGATAAATTCGGTGTTACTTGGCAAATTTCCACACAATCGGCTGATAATGAGTAA
- a CDS encoding TrkH family potassium uptake protein, which yields MIISKPRKKHKVKHLEPASILFVGFLGLILLGTCLLMIPAATSDRHHLSFIDALFEATSAVCVTGLAVVDTGTTFTLFGQLILLVLIQVGGWGFMTIGILMFIVLGKKIGLQQRLILKESLNAFSLQGVIALVQRVVLITLAVEGIGALILAIRWSQEMSWGRAIYYGIFHSVSAFNNAGFGLEPDNLSKWVGDPTVNIMITSLFIIGGTGFFVIADIFRKRNIRKFSLHTKIVLVSTILLNVVSTLIIFALEYHNPHTLGELSMGDKWWAAYFQGVVPRTAGFNTVDIGALTLPSKVYMMGLMFIGAAPGSTGGGIKITTFVLILFALWSVLTNKEEINVFRRRIPKSLVYRAFSITTSGIIFVSIIFFLLTITEKGVDMATLLFETFSASGTVGLSANFTGDLSPIGRILITVMMFIGRVGPLTIGFVLAIRSNKQAKIRYAEEKILIG from the coding sequence ATGATAATTTCTAAGCCACGTAAAAAACATAAAGTGAAGCATCTGGAACCTGCAAGTATTTTGTTCGTTGGGTTTTTAGGATTAATATTACTCGGCACCTGCTTATTAATGATTCCTGCTGCCACGAGTGATAGACATCATTTAAGCTTTATTGATGCTCTCTTTGAAGCCACTTCTGCTGTATGTGTAACCGGACTAGCTGTTGTAGATACGGGGACTACATTTACTTTATTTGGACAGCTCATTTTGCTTGTGCTCATCCAAGTTGGTGGCTGGGGATTCATGACTATTGGTATACTCATGTTTATTGTGCTAGGTAAAAAAATCGGATTACAACAAAGGCTAATACTTAAGGAATCTCTAAATGCTTTTTCGCTACAAGGCGTTATTGCATTAGTCCAACGTGTTGTGCTAATTACATTGGCTGTGGAAGGGATTGGAGCCCTTATCCTAGCTATTCGTTGGTCGCAAGAAATGAGCTGGGGAAGAGCAATCTATTATGGCATATTCCATTCTGTCTCTGCTTTTAACAATGCAGGATTTGGTTTGGAACCAGATAATTTAAGTAAATGGGTAGGAGATCCAACCGTAAATATTATGATTACGTCACTTTTCATAATAGGAGGGACTGGATTTTTTGTCATTGCAGATATTTTTCGAAAACGAAACATAAGGAAGTTTTCTCTTCACACTAAAATTGTATTAGTTTCAACTATCCTCTTAAATGTCGTAAGCACACTGATTATTTTTGCTTTAGAATATCATAATCCTCATACTTTAGGTGAATTGAGCATGGGCGATAAATGGTGGGCAGCATACTTTCAGGGAGTAGTTCCTCGTACTGCTGGTTTTAATACCGTGGATATTGGGGCGCTCACATTACCTTCAAAAGTGTATATGATGGGGCTCATGTTTATTGGAGCAGCGCCAGGTTCGACAGGTGGTGGAATCAAAATAACGACGTTTGTCTTAATATTGTTTGCTTTATGGTCAGTATTGACAAATAAAGAAGAGATTAATGTTTTTCGACGCCGAATTCCTAAATCACTTGTTTATAGAGCTTTTTCTATTACTACTTCTGGAATTATTTTTGTTTCTATTATTTTCTTTCTACTTACAATTACAGAAAAAGGTGTAGATATGGCTACTCTTTTGTTTGAAACGTTTTCTGCTTCTGGAACAGTTGGATTAAGTGCTAACTTTACAGGCGACTTAAGTCCTATCGGCCGAATTCTCATTA
- a CDS encoding ketopantoate reductase family protein, translating into MKICVLGAGALGSSIGGTLAEGGQDVYLINQRADHVNAINTKGLILRDGTNDRAVRVNAQTNCEGIGAVDLVIVLVKSFHTRNAIENASSIIGEDTLVMSLQNGLGNEETIAEVIGNDRVIGGKTYVGGVLLGPGHVIAGTKGKITFIGEMNGEKTKRIQRVADILTKCGLLTEVSSNTTGMIWDKLLINVATGALCGITKLPYGDLYQIPEIRDCAFEAILEGINVAKANGIILSTEDPEDIWLKAAAGLPYEFKTSMLQSLEKGQKTEIDYINGAIVRWGEKSNVATPVNKALVANVKGIETWVEKYINS; encoded by the coding sequence ATGAAAATCTGTGTACTTGGCGCAGGTGCTCTAGGAAGTTCCATTGGTGGCACTCTGGCGGAGGGAGGGCAAGATGTTTATTTAATAAATCAACGGGCTGATCATGTGAATGCAATCAATACAAAGGGGTTGATTCTTAGGGATGGAACGAATGATAGGGCTGTTAGGGTAAATGCCCAAACAAACTGTGAGGGAATTGGAGCAGTGGATCTTGTAATAGTATTGGTGAAGTCTTTTCATACAAGAAATGCGATTGAAAATGCTTCATCCATTATTGGGGAAGATACATTGGTCATGTCATTGCAAAATGGTCTTGGAAATGAGGAAACTATTGCCGAGGTTATCGGCAACGATCGTGTTATCGGTGGAAAAACTTATGTTGGCGGCGTATTACTTGGACCAGGACATGTGATTGCCGGAACAAAGGGAAAGATTACTTTTATTGGTGAGATGAATGGCGAAAAAACAAAAAGGATTCAGAGAGTCGCAGATATATTGACAAAATGTGGGTTATTAACAGAGGTTAGTAGTAATACCACAGGAATGATTTGGGACAAACTTTTAATTAATGTGGCAACGGGGGCTTTATGTGGTATTACGAAATTACCATATGGAGATTTATACCAAATTCCTGAAATTAGAGATTGTGCTTTTGAAGCTATTTTAGAGGGTATAAATGTTGCTAAAGCAAACGGCATTATTTTATCAACGGAGGACCCCGAAGATATTTGGTTGAAAGCAGCAGCAGGATTACCATATGAATTTAAAACATCCATGCTGCAAAGTCTTGAAAAAGGCCAAAAAACAGAAATCGATTATATCAATGGAGCAATTGTCCGATGGGGAGAGAAAAGTAATGTCGCAACACCAGTTAATAAAGCGTTGGTTGCGAACGTAAAAGGGATTGAAACTTGGGTGGAAAAATACATAAATTCTTGA
- a CDS encoding MFS transporter: protein MWKIYLLAAISFLNGTSEYVIAGILDRIAEANNISVSSAGQLITVFSIAFGAGTPFLIAMTARLERKKLLVYALTVFSVINILIAIITGYEMLMAARIISALSAGVIQVTLLTLAAVLAAPGKQGGAIATVVTGQSTALVVGVPIGRVVASHYDWNVIFIGLGVVGLLFTALTSFTIPKTVAEEPVPLREQFKFLMKPRISAYLLITFLWLGSYSIVFTYISPYFLNTFGMSNQGVTTALFIFGIASAIGSKLGGFSTDKWGSFRTLTGGILLHAIALLLFPFIGQFAFLFYVLLIFWALSAWSSGAPIQFQLISLAPAAASIVLSLHSAAGQLGMAAGAGIGGIAVKNGLLNYIPWIGAFALAVSVVVIVADNVLSKRKQTKQAQSNLCIEK, encoded by the coding sequence ATGTGGAAAATTTATTTGTTAGCTGCCATTAGTTTTCTTAATGGTACATCAGAATATGTTATTGCCGGAATCTTAGACAGAATTGCTGAGGCCAATAACATTTCAGTTTCATCTGCAGGACAGCTAATTACTGTGTTTTCAATAGCTTTTGGAGCAGGGACACCTTTTCTAATTGCTATGACTGCTCGACTGGAACGAAAAAAACTTCTTGTCTATGCTTTAACCGTTTTCTCTGTCATCAATATTCTTATTGCGATTATAACAGGTTATGAAATGCTAATGGCAGCTAGAATCATCTCTGCCCTTAGTGCCGGCGTTATTCAAGTTACGCTTCTAACCCTTGCTGCAGTTTTAGCAGCTCCAGGAAAGCAGGGAGGTGCGATCGCTACAGTTGTTACGGGGCAAAGTACTGCTTTGGTTGTAGGTGTACCTATAGGGAGAGTTGTGGCTTCGCATTATGATTGGAATGTAATATTCATTGGACTTGGTGTAGTAGGATTACTTTTCACCGCCTTAACGTCGTTTACTATACCAAAAACAGTTGCTGAAGAACCTGTACCTTTGCGTGAGCAGTTTAAATTTCTTATGAAACCACGTATCTCAGCATACTTGCTCATCACGTTTCTATGGTTAGGTTCATATTCCATTGTATTTACGTACATTTCACCGTATTTCTTAAATACATTTGGAATGAGCAATCAAGGGGTAACTACAGCTCTCTTTATATTTGGTATTGCTAGCGCTATTGGATCCAAATTAGGGGGTTTTAGTACAGATAAGTGGGGATCATTTCGTACATTAACTGGAGGAATATTACTCCATGCTATTGCACTATTGCTATTCCCGTTTATCGGTCAATTTGCTTTTCTTTTCTATGTATTGCTTATTTTCTGGGCGCTTTCAGCTTGGTCTTCCGGCGCGCCAATACAATTTCAGCTTATAAGCCTTGCTCCTGCTGCAGCAAGTATTGTGCTTAGTTTACACAGTGCTGCTGGACAACTGGGAATGGCAGCTGGAGCTGGTATCGGCGGTATTGCTGTCAAAAATGGCTTGTTGAATTATATTCCTTGGATTGGGGCTTTTGCTCTTGCCGTTTCTGTCGTAGTAATTGTTGCCGACAACGTTCTATCTAAACGAAAACAGACTAAACAAGCTCAGAGCAATCTTTGTATAGAAAAATAA
- a CDS encoding LysR family transcriptional regulator — MNKSQIELIVRISETGSFTKAGEELHMTQPAVSRAVATIESQLGTKLIKRDKKNGLSFTDVGERILITFRTILSELQKVDELIVAEQGLEIGKVHIGAYRTACTRFIPKIIRTMESQYPGIEIKLSEGSVDQVKEWLRSKCIDVGIIIPPDKDFDTVPLIKDQLIVLMHSSHPLSQKETISIPDLQGEDILIGKCGYEVQIHALFNEYNLTPKVRFEMDYIETGLSMIQEGLGITITTKQNIWWLPDQVVVRELKPDTYRDINIAVLDMKDTSKATDAFIQTALTLFAQEDA, encoded by the coding sequence ATGAACAAATCACAAATTGAACTTATTGTCCGGATATCAGAAACAGGAAGTTTTACAAAAGCCGGTGAAGAACTACATATGACACAACCTGCGGTAAGTCGTGCTGTAGCAACAATTGAATCGCAACTAGGAACAAAGTTAATCAAGAGAGATAAAAAGAACGGATTATCTTTTACAGATGTAGGAGAGCGAATATTAATTACTTTTAGAACAATCCTGAGTGAATTACAAAAAGTAGATGAATTAATTGTGGCTGAACAGGGGTTAGAAATTGGGAAGGTACACATTGGCGCTTATCGAACTGCTTGTACTAGGTTTATTCCTAAGATCATACGTACAATGGAAAGTCAGTATCCTGGTATAGAAATCAAGCTTTCAGAAGGTAGTGTAGATCAAGTAAAAGAGTGGTTACGTTCCAAATGCATTGATGTAGGAATTATTATTCCTCCTGATAAAGATTTTGATACCGTACCTTTAATTAAAGATCAACTGATTGTACTTATGCACTCAAGCCATCCTTTATCTCAGAAAGAAACAATAAGTATTCCTGACCTGCAAGGTGAAGATATACTAATTGGAAAATGCGGTTATGAGGTACAGATTCATGCTTTATTCAACGAGTATAACTTGACTCCTAAAGTACGGTTTGAAATGGATTATATAGAGACAGGATTAAGTATGATACAAGAAGGGTTAGGAATTACCATTACAACGAAACAAAATATTTGGTGGTTGCCAGACCAAGTCGTTGTTCGTGAATTAAAACCAGATACGTATAGAGATATCAATATAGCAGTGCTAGATATGAAAGATACATCCAAAGCAACAGATGCCTTTATTCAGACAGCTCTCACTCTTTTTGCTCAAGAAGATGCTTAA
- a CDS encoding VOC family protein: MPYQKKAYLEHSAIRVKDIDWHIRFFKEALNMSIRKMDGGKDNPRQIWTIGGVQLIADPNFSGVEGRLAHLGIMVEDLEAAMEEVYKWNVTELPKGHNWVVLPDGLNLELIQAKEGSVEEALTVYPWMED; encoded by the coding sequence TTGCCCTATCAGAAAAAAGCATATCTTGAACATTCAGCTATTCGTGTAAAGGATATTGATTGGCACATTCGTTTTTTTAAAGAGGCATTAAATATGTCGATTCGTAAAATGGATGGGGGAAAAGATAACCCTAGACAAATATGGACTATTGGTGGAGTTCAACTGATCGCAGATCCTAACTTCTCAGGTGTCGAAGGAAGACTGGCGCATTTAGGAATCATGGTGGAAGATTTAGAGGCTGCTATGGAAGAAGTTTATAAATGGAATGTTACCGAATTACCTAAAGGACATAATTGGGTGGTCCTTCCGGATGGTTTAAATCTGGAACTGATCCAGGCAAAAGAAGGTTCCGTTGAAGAAGCATTAACTGTATATCCATGGATGGAAGACTAA
- a CDS encoding acyl CoA:acetate/3-ketoacid CoA transferase has translation MSVLSAEEAVKYIPNEAIVAICGAGGGLLEPTKLIEALSKRYEETHLPKDLTFIHTTGLGDRADRGMSPLAKKGLVRKIVGGHWGQSPRLCEMAENNEIEAYNFPQGVLCQLFRAAAAGHPGILTHVGLGSFIDPRQKGGKLNDCTKEDLIKLMEINGEEWLFYPAIRPDVAIIRGTTADREGYISMEDEIAYLDTLAMAQAVHNNGGLVIAQVKRVVKSNTLHPKSIKIPGYNIDIVVVDEEQSQLYTGGVNRFMSGDYIAETSEVTRLPLNHRKMIARRALFEVKPGNVGNVGVGIADGIGSVAREEGVDEQFTLTVETGPIGGVTAQGIFFGASINTHALLDMPSQFDFYDGGGLDVCFLSFAELDQAGNVNVHKFNGKIMGTGGFIDICQNTKKIVFCGTLTAGGLKTKIEKGKLQIEQEGRFKKLLPQLEELTFNGRDALKRGQEVLYITERAVFRLTTDGLELCEVAPGIDIETQIIEKMSFRPQISADLKEMHSRLFFAEDMGIKKDWEQMEV, from the coding sequence GTGTCAGTACTTAGTGCTGAAGAGGCTGTAAAGTATATCCCAAATGAAGCAATAGTTGCTATCTGTGGAGCTGGTGGGGGTCTATTAGAGCCTACTAAGCTTATAGAAGCATTGTCAAAAAGATATGAAGAAACACACTTGCCAAAAGATTTAACGTTTATCCATACAACAGGATTAGGCGACCGGGCGGACAGAGGAATGTCACCACTTGCTAAAAAGGGACTAGTACGAAAAATAGTTGGAGGACATTGGGGACAATCCCCTAGACTCTGTGAAATGGCTGAAAATAATGAAATCGAAGCATATAATTTCCCGCAAGGCGTACTTTGTCAATTATTTAGAGCCGCTGCAGCTGGACATCCTGGAATATTAACCCATGTTGGCTTAGGTTCATTTATTGACCCACGGCAAAAGGGTGGAAAACTAAATGATTGTACCAAAGAAGATCTTATTAAATTAATGGAAATTAATGGTGAAGAGTGGCTGTTCTATCCAGCGATTCGACCTGATGTTGCCATTATCCGCGGAACAACTGCAGATCGTGAAGGATATATCAGTATGGAAGATGAAATTGCGTATCTGGATACTTTAGCGATGGCCCAGGCTGTCCATAACAATGGAGGGCTTGTTATTGCACAAGTAAAAAGGGTAGTAAAGTCAAATACTCTTCATCCAAAATCGATAAAAATTCCAGGCTACAACATCGATATTGTCGTTGTTGATGAAGAACAATCACAGCTGTACACGGGTGGAGTTAATCGTTTTATGTCAGGAGATTATATCGCGGAAACAAGTGAAGTTACCCGGCTTCCGCTTAATCATCGAAAAATGATCGCTCGGCGTGCATTGTTTGAAGTTAAACCAGGAAATGTGGGAAACGTTGGTGTTGGAATTGCCGATGGAATTGGAAGTGTAGCTCGTGAAGAAGGTGTTGATGAACAATTTACCTTAACGGTGGAAACTGGACCAATCGGCGGTGTCACAGCACAAGGCATTTTCTTTGGAGCAAGCATCAATACCCATGCATTGTTAGATATGCCTTCACAGTTTGACTTTTATGATGGCGGTGGTCTTGACGTCTGCTTCTTAAGCTTTGCAGAACTGGACCAAGCAGGAAATGTCAATGTGCATAAATTTAATGGGAAAATCATGGGAACAGGCGGGTTTATAGATATTTGTCAAAATACAAAAAAGATTGTTTTTTGTGGAACACTGACAGCCGGCGGCCTTAAAACGAAGATTGAAAAAGGTAAGCTGCAAATTGAACAAGAAGGCCGATTTAAGAAACTTCTTCCTCAACTTGAAGAGCTTACTTTTAATGGAAGGGATGCATTAAAAAGAGGGCAAGAAGTTCTCTATATCACGGAAAGAGCCGTTTTCCGCTTAACAACAGACGGACTGGAATTATGTGAAGTCGCACCTGGAATTGATATAGAAACTCAAATCATTGAGAAAATGTCATTTAGACCTCAAATTTCTGCTGATTTAAAAGAAATGCATAGCAGATTATTTTTTGCAGAGGATATGGGAATTAAAAAGGATTGGGAGCAAATGGAAGTATAA
- a CDS encoding MaoC family dehydratase yields MSKKVPFEVGDTVSYTKTISESDVYLFAGITGDFSQMHMNEEFMKTTPYKTRIVHGVLTFALGSTASTLIQTQARSEMPSVSYGYDRLRFTRPVYFGDTVTAVYTITEVDQESLKSYAKVEIYNQNKELCVVAQHTLKFFEN; encoded by the coding sequence ATGAGTAAGAAAGTTCCTTTTGAAGTAGGAGATACGGTTTCTTATACCAAGACAATTAGTGAATCAGATGTTTATTTGTTTGCTGGGATTACCGGGGATTTTAGTCAAATGCATATGAATGAAGAATTTATGAAAACAACGCCATATAAAACACGGATTGTACATGGGGTATTAACTTTTGCACTTGGAAGTACGGCATCAACATTAATTCAAACCCAAGCGAGATCAGAAATGCCAAGTGTGTCCTATGGCTACGATCGTTTACGTTTTACAAGACCAGTATATTTTGGCGATACAGTTACAGCTGTTTATACGATTACTGAAGTTGATCAAGAATCATTGAAGTCATATGCCAAGGTTGAAATTTACAATCAAAATAAAGAATTGTGCGTGGTGGCACAGCATACATTAAAGTTTTTTGAAAATTAA
- a CDS encoding FAD-dependent monooxygenase: protein MIHKHVPVLIVGGGLSGLTSALFLARHNVDYLLIEKHTGTAIHPKAGGITFRTMEIFRQLGLEAAIRTASEPLDNIRGRIAVETIKSIDPEKLETAENSQKALEKERIENFEKVSPSKPASCYQIELEPILLQAAKEGKGHIRYNTELIDYQQGDLGVTATIINRETGTKEKIRSDYLVAADGAKSTIRQHTKIPTTGRGVIGGHYINIYFQADLSRFLKPSQFGWIQILNPEVFGALITVNNRDEWIYHVAYNPTNGESPEDFSEERCCEILKKAIGVSNLDIVIFSILPWAAAEQTATRFQDNRVFLIGDAAHLMPPAGGFGSNTGIQDAHNLAWKLAAVIHKQAHSRLLQTYHDERHYAAEVTTEYASNLLFSVIKKGVSTLNNMDHLAVTVGYKYNSTAIIEENSDTTHRMDQLELNGKPGTRAPHMWLRYQGKRISTLDLIGENFVLFTGKDNSPWRTAARNVSSHLGVPINVYGIGSQGDCVEYEDSWEALYDVTSQGAVLIRPDGFVAWRTKEGASNPHLLLKQVMASILR, encoded by the coding sequence ATGATACACAAACATGTTCCTGTTTTAATAGTAGGGGGAGGTCTTAGTGGACTCACCTCTGCTCTCTTTTTGGCACGTCATAACGTTGATTATTTACTCATTGAAAAACACACTGGTACAGCTATCCATCCAAAAGCCGGAGGGATTACATTTCGTACGATGGAAATATTTCGACAACTTGGATTAGAGGCAGCTATTCGGACTGCTAGTGAACCATTAGATAATATTCGCGGAAGGATTGCGGTAGAGACAATCAAAAGCATAGATCCTGAGAAATTAGAAACTGCGGAGAACTCCCAAAAGGCTCTTGAGAAAGAGAGAATAGAAAATTTTGAAAAGGTGAGCCCTTCAAAGCCAGCATCTTGTTATCAAATTGAACTAGAGCCTATCCTTCTTCAAGCTGCTAAAGAGGGAAAAGGGCATATACGCTATAATACTGAACTTATAGATTATCAACAAGGTGATTTAGGAGTAACAGCCACTATAATAAACCGAGAGACAGGAACAAAAGAAAAGATTCGAAGTGATTATTTAGTTGCGGCAGACGGCGCTAAAAGCACAATTCGTCAACATACAAAAATTCCAACTACAGGAAGAGGAGTCATCGGAGGACATTATATTAATATCTATTTTCAGGCTGATCTAAGTCGCTTTCTAAAGCCTAGCCAGTTTGGCTGGATTCAAATCCTAAATCCAGAGGTATTTGGTGCGCTCATCACCGTTAACAATCGAGATGAATGGATTTACCACGTGGCCTATAATCCCACAAATGGCGAAAGTCCAGAAGATTTTTCTGAAGAGCGATGCTGTGAGATTTTAAAAAAAGCTATAGGAGTTTCAAATCTTGATATTGTCATCTTCAGTATTTTACCTTGGGCAGCTGCAGAACAGACAGCTACTCGTTTTCAAGATAATCGAGTCTTTCTAATTGGAGACGCAGCGCATCTTATGCCACCTGCGGGAGGATTTGGTTCGAATACAGGTATTCAAGATGCTCATAATTTAGCTTGGAAGTTAGCTGCAGTGATACACAAACAAGCCCATTCACGATTGCTCCAAACTTATCATGATGAAAGACACTATGCTGCAGAAGTAACAACGGAATATGCAAGTAATTTGTTATTCAGTGTTATTAAGAAAGGTGTAAGCACCCTCAATAATATGGATCATCTTGCAGTTACTGTAGGGTATAAATATAACTCAACAGCCATTATTGAGGAAAACTCCGATACAACACATAGAATGGACCAATTAGAGCTAAACGGAAAACCAGGTACACGTGCTCCACATATGTGGTTGAGGTATCAAGGTAAGCGTATATCTACCTTGGATTTAATAGGAGAAAATTTCGTCTTATTTACGGGAAAAGATAATAGCCCGTGGCGCACTGCTGCCCGAAATGTATCTTCTCACTTAGGTGTCCCTATTAACGTTTATGGAATCGGTTCACAAGGAGATTGTGTTGAGTATGAGGATAGCTGGGAAGCATTGTACGATGTTACCTCTCAAGGAGCTGTATTGATAAGACCAGACGGTTTTGTAGCATGGCGTACAAAAGAGGGGGCATCAAATCCTCATCTGCTTCTTAAGCAGGTCATGGCTAGCATACTACGGTAG
- the aroQ gene encoding type II 3-dehydroquinate dehydratase, with product MGKVLMLHGINHNMFGKRNPKIYGSITLDEINESMFQLAKELRLELEVFQTNSEGEMIDRIHQGYFDKVNAVIINAGAWTHYSYGLRDALDILEVPFIEIHMSNIHARDEFRHHSVFAEIAQGQICGFGFDSYLLALRAAKTLMNEKNRKGELNTSI from the coding sequence ATGGGGAAAGTACTGATGTTGCATGGGATAAACCATAATATGTTTGGAAAAAGAAATCCTAAAATCTATGGATCTATTACTCTTGATGAAATTAATGAGAGTATGTTTCAACTAGCTAAAGAGCTGAGACTTGAATTAGAGGTTTTTCAAACAAATTCAGAAGGTGAAATGATTGATCGAATTCATCAAGGGTATTTTGATAAAGTGAATGCAGTGATCATTAATGCTGGTGCATGGACCCACTATAGTTATGGATTAAGAGACGCTTTGGACATTCTTGAAGTCCCGTTTATTGAGATTCATATGTCTAATATTCATGCCCGAGATGAATTTAGACATCATTCTGTATTTGCGGAAATTGCGCAGGGACAAATTTGCGGTTTTGGCTTTGACAGCTATCTTTTAGCGTTAAGAGCTGCAAAAACCTTAATGAATGAAAAAAATAGAAAAGGAGAACTTAATACTTCTATTTAG